DNA from Sulfitobacter albidus:
CGCTGAAGCCGATGTATGATCCCACCAGCGAACGCGTGAAGGTTTGAGCCACGCGCCCGCCCGCATGGCCCCCGTCGACGTCGTCAAATGGGTGGCCACGGTGGTGCAGCTGGTGGGTTACGGGCTGACGGGGCTGAACGTGGTGCCGTGGAATGTCGCCGCCTTTGTGGTGGGAATCGCGCTGTGGTTTGCCGTTGGGTTCATGTGGCGCGACCGGGCGATCATGGTCGTGCATCTGGGGGCGTTCGTCGCGATTGTTGCGGGCTACCTGGGGTCGTAGGGAGCCGGTTTATATCGCCGTCTTGTCGGCGCGCTCGCGCTTGCGGGCGTCCTGATAGGCATAGAGGAACGCGGAATCCAGCGCGCGGGCGCGGGCAATGCGCGGGGCGGCGATCGCGCGGTGCACAAGCGCCCAGAGAACCGCAATACTCCCGGAAAGTACAATCCAGACGATGGTTTCACGCATACCAAGCATCGCGGCGATGGGCAGGAACGTATAGCGCGCGAAAAAGAATGTGGTCACCATGATCGCGGCAAAACCTGCCGACAGGATGAGCGCCACTTCGCGCCCGGCATTGCGGCGGGCGGTGCGGTTGATACGCCTGCGGTCGGCGGCGGAATATGCATCAAGATCGTCGGACATGGACTCAGCATATCCCGCGGTTGCGGGCGCGTACAGGGATCGGTCTATCGGGCTTACGGCAAGTCCGGGCGCATAACGGGGTACGCGTGAGGTCGCCGCGTGTGGTGAGGCTGCGGTGTAGCAGTACAATTGATCGCTTGCGGGCGCGGGGCGCAGGGGTCACGGTGCGGCCATGCGAAACGCCCCACCCTCTCCGCCCGCGCAGGACCGTGACACGCCGCAGGGGCTTGCCTTTGCCCTGACGGCCTACGTGCTGTGGGGGTTTCTGCCGCTGTATATGAAGATGCTGAGCCATCTGGGGCCGGTCGAGATTGTTGCGCATCGGGTGATCTGGTCGCTGCCGATTGCCTTGGCGGTGCTGGTGGCCATCGGGCGTACGGCGGCGCTGCGCGAGGCGTTGCGGTCCCCTCGGATGCTGGTGATGGGCTGTGTCACGGCGGCGCTGATTTCGATCAACTGGGGGATCTATGTCTGGGCCATTTCGGTGGGGCAGACGGTGGATGCGGCGATTGGCTATTACATCAATCCGCTGTTCAGCGTGTTTCTTGCCGCCGTGCTGCTTGGCGAGCGGTTGAGCCGGGCGCAGCTGGTGGCGATTGCGCTGGCGGGTGTGGCCGTGCTGGTGCTGGTTGTGGATGCCGACCGTCCGCCCTGGGTCGCGTTCGGGCTGATGCTCAGCTGGGGGTTCTATGCGCTGGCGAAAAAGAGCCTGCCCATCGGGCCCAATCAGGGCTTTGTGCTGGAGGTGCTGATCCTGCTGGTGCCCGCGCTTGGGTGGGTGGCCTATCTGGGCGCGACCGGCGCGGGTCATTTTGCGGCTGGATCCGCGCGCGATACGTGGTTGTTGCTGGGCTGCGGCGTGGTCACGGCGGTGCCGTTGATGTGCTATGCCAATGGGGCCAAGCTGATGCGCCTGTCGACCATCGGCGTTTTGCAATACATCGCGCCGACGATGATTTTCCTCACCGCCGTGTTCGTCTTTGACGAACCGTTCGGGCGGGCGCGGGCGATTGCGTTCCCGCTGATCTGGCTGTCGCTAGTGATCTATACCGGCTCAATGCTGCGGCAGATGCGGGCCGAGCCTAGCTGAGCGCGGATTTGTGTTCGGCAAAGGCCGGATCGGCGGCGACGCGGGCGTTCATTGCCGCGCGCAGGGCGCCGATGGTCTTGTAGGGGCGCATGACGACCTCGAATTCCTGCATAAGCCCGTCGTCGTTGAGGGTGATGAGATCGACGCCCACACAATCAAGGCCATCCACCTTGCACTGGAATTCAAGCGCCCAGTCGTTGCCCGCGCCCATCACGCGGCGGTATTGAAAATCGGTGAAGACCTGATTGACGTGGGCAAGCACGGCGCCCACCGCCGCACGCCCGTTCCACGTGGCCCAATAGGTCGGCGGCTGAAAGCGCACATCCTCGGCCATAAGCGCGGGCACACCGTCGTGATCGTGGGCGAGGACCAGATCGTGGAATTTCTGGATGGTGGGATGCATGGGGCTCTCCGTCTGTTGCGCGCAGGATTGCACGGGGCGGGTTGAAAACAAAGCCCGCGCGCGCGATAGGGGCGGGTATGGACGCCACGTATTCCCCGCCCGACACGCCCTTGAATGTGCTGCATCTGGACGATCAGGTGTTGCTGGTCGACAAGCCTGCGGGCCTGTTGTCGGTGCCGG
Protein-coding regions in this window:
- a CDS encoding DUF6552 family protein produces the protein MSHAPARMAPVDVVKWVATVVQLVGYGLTGLNVVPWNVAAFVVGIALWFAVGFMWRDRAIMVVHLGAFVAIVAGYLGS
- the rarD gene encoding EamA family transporter RarD, with amino-acid sequence MRNAPPSPPAQDRDTPQGLAFALTAYVLWGFLPLYMKMLSHLGPVEIVAHRVIWSLPIALAVLVAIGRTAALREALRSPRMLVMGCVTAALISINWGIYVWAISVGQTVDAAIGYYINPLFSVFLAAVLLGERLSRAQLVAIALAGVAVLVLVVDADRPPWVAFGLMLSWGFYALAKKSLPIGPNQGFVLEVLILLVPALGWVAYLGATGAGHFAAGSARDTWLLLGCGVVTAVPLMCYANGAKLMRLSTIGVLQYIAPTMIFLTAVFVFDEPFGRARAIAFPLIWLSLVIYTGSMLRQMRAEPS
- a CDS encoding nuclear transport factor 2 family protein, producing the protein MHPTIQKFHDLVLAHDHDGVPALMAEDVRFQPPTYWATWNGRAAVGAVLAHVNQVFTDFQYRRVMGAGNDWALEFQCKVDGLDCVGVDLITLNDDGLMQEFEVVMRPYKTIGALRAAMNARVAADPAFAEHKSALS